The Bradyrhizobium sp. CCBAU 051011 DNA segment AGCGATTGAGGCGAATGTAAGCATCCGCTTCCCACAACAAAAGGCATTGAAATCACTTCGCTTTGCCGGTCGGTTCTGGTAGCGGTGCAAGGGCATGTCCGCGATTACACTCAACGATACGGAATTCTCGACAGGCGACCTCTGGGTGTTCGGTTACGGCTCCCTGATGTGGCGCCCGGGCTTCGACTTCATCGAACGGGTGCCGGCGCGGCTGATCGGGGAACACCGCGCGCTCTGCGTCTATTCCTTCGTCCATCGCGGCACGCCGGAAAAGCCGGGTCTCGTGCTCGGGCTCGACCGCGGCGGCGCCTGTCGCGGCATCGCTTTCCGGGTTGCAGAAAAGCACAGCACCGCGACCATCGCCTATTTGCGCGAACGCGAGCAGGTCACTTCGGTCTATCGCGAGGTGAAACGATCGGTGTGGCTGGAGAACGAGGCGCGCGAGCGCGTCAGCGCGCTGGTCTACGTGGTCGATCGCGGCCACGCGCAATATGCCGGTCGGCTGTCGCTCGCCGAGCAGTTGCGCCACGTGCTGCAGGGGCACGGCCAGTCCGGCGTCAACCGCGACTATGTTCTAGCCACCGTAAAGGCGATCGAGGCGGAAGGTTTCCGCGATTCCCAACTGCACCAGCTCGCGGCGATGCTTCACAACCAGCATCCGTTCCACCCTTCCGCCGAGGGCGCAGAAGACGCAGCCTCGCCCGGGGCGCACGGTTCCGCGACCGGCCATCCCCTGCGCCGTCTCTGAAATTGCTAACCGTTTCGCTTCTTGGTAGAATTTCGCGCTTCCGCTACAACCAGCAATATCAGTGATTCTCTGTCGAACCGTTTGTCAAAGGCCGCCGGAAATGACCGCAAGCCCGAAGAACATCACCTGGACTGCCCTGCTTGGCAGTGCGTTCTATTTGATT contains these protein-coding regions:
- a CDS encoding gamma-glutamylcyclotransferase; this translates as MSAITLNDTEFSTGDLWVFGYGSLMWRPGFDFIERVPARLIGEHRALCVYSFVHRGTPEKPGLVLGLDRGGACRGIAFRVAEKHSTATIAYLREREQVTSVYREVKRSVWLENEARERVSALVYVVDRGHAQYAGRLSLAEQLRHVLQGHGQSGVNRDYVLATVKAIEAEGFRDSQLHQLAAMLHNQHPFHPSAEGAEDAASPGAHGSATGHPLRRL